A window from Brachionichthys hirsutus isolate HB-005 chromosome 4, CSIRO-AGI_Bhir_v1, whole genome shotgun sequence encodes these proteins:
- the isca1 gene encoding iron-sulfur cluster assembly 1 homolog, mitochondrial: protein MSASMVRATVRAVSKRKILPTRAALTLTPSAVSKIKFLLQDKPEYIGLKVGVRTRGCNGLTYTLDYTKESDKSDEEVLQDGVRVFIAKKAQLTLLGTEMDFVESNLSSEFVFNNPNIKGTCGCGESFNM from the exons ATGTCTGCCTCCATGGTGCGAGCGACCGTCCGAGCGgtcagcaaaagaaaaatattaccgACTAGAGCTGCGCTGACGCTG ACTCCGTCAGCTGTAAGCAAGATCAAGTTCTTGTTGCAGGACAAGCCAGAATAT ATCGGTTTGAAGGTCGGAGTAAGAACGCGTGGCTGTAATGGTCTGACTTACACGCTGGACTACACCAAGGAGAGTGACAAATCTGATGAGGAAGTGCTGCAGGATG GGGTCAGGGTTTTCATAGCAAAGAAGGCTCAGTTGACGCTTCTGGGAACTGAGATGGACTTCGTGGAGTCGAATCTGTCCAGTGAATTTGTCTTCAACAATCCCAACATAAAGGGAACATGTGGTTGTGGAGAAAGCTTTAACATGTGA
- the LOC137918103 gene encoding cyclin-O yields the protein MVTFANGDCGLGTLYKRRRTSNSAIPATPVRRRQAARRRKQVLMSKISDSGFEDDLGSSPISSAVRIDASPRRPGEPPAGPLSTWYLQYGDVGYQIQREKEAHYHPCRSLARQPQLTADARCTLVSWLIPVHKHFRLSFECCCLAVNIMDRFLASTPVATDCFQLLGVTALLLASKQVEVCSPRICTLLSFCCDAFTREQLCNLECVILLRLNFCLDTPTLAFFLDYYTNCNGAAQVASEDAGGNGLGQTVPGANTPGQCSNFAQKVCELSLADYSFNKYPPSLTAACALWVARDLLETEHGLVGQTTLRSKEDMWDSFVDELCIRPASAQSSGNHEQSDVNALSSVKGHFLSTREETYSLAQECKDNLKLLVSLNQEILISNM from the exons ATGGTGACTTTTGCGAACGGTGACTGCGGCCTCGGGACTCTTTACAAGCGCAGACGGACATCAAACAGTGCGATTCCTGCAACACCTGTGCGGCGGCGTCAGGCTGCCCGGCGCAGGAAGCAAGTCCTCATGTCTAAAATAAGTGACTCGGGATTCGAGGACGATTTGGGATCCTCACCGATTTCATCCGCGGTTCGAATAGACGCGTCCCCGCGTCGTCCAGGTGAGCCGCCAGCGGGACCGCTGTCCACCTGGTACCTGCAGTATGGCGACGTCGGGTACCAGAttcagagggagaaggaggcgcATTATCACCCCTGCAGAAGCTTGGCCCGGCAGCCACAG TTGACTGCTGATGCGCGGTGCACCCTGGTGAGCTGGCTGATCCCTGTGCACAAACATTTCCGTCTGTCCTTCGAGTGCTGCTGCCTGGCGGTGAACATCATGGACAGGTTCTTGGCATCCACACCAGTGGCGACTGATTGCTTCCAGCTACTGGGTGTCACTGCACTCCTCCTGGCCAGTAAACAG GTGGAGGTGTGCTCACCACGGATCTGCACTCTCCTGTCATTCTGCTGTGATGCCTTCACGAGGGAGCAGCTCTGCAACCTGGAGTGTGTCATCCTCCTACGTCTCAATTTCTGCCTTGACACCCCCACCCTGGCTTTCTTTTTGGACTATTACACCAACTGCAACGGGGCAGCCCAGGTTGCATCTGAGGACGCAGGTGGTAACGGGTTAGGACAAACGGTTCCAGGCGCAAACACACCCGGGCAGTGCAGCAACTTTGCACAGAAAGTGTGCGAGTTGAGTCTAGCGGACTATTCTTTCAACAAATATCCGCCGTCTCTGACTGCAGCTTGTGCCCTGTGGGTTGCCAGGGACTTACTGGAAACTGAACATGGCCTTGTTGGTCAAACAACTCTGCGGTCCAAGGAAGATATGTGGGATAGTTTTGTGGATGAACTATGTATCCGACCAGCTTCTGCTCAATCATCTGGGAACCACGAGCAATCTGATGTCAATGCTCTGTCCTCTGTTAAGGGTCACTTCCTGTCTACGAGAGAGGAAACATACAGTCTGGCCCAGGAATGCAAAGACAACCTGAAGCTGTTGGTGTCTTTAAATCAGGAAATATTGATTTCTAACATGTGA
- the tut7 gene encoding terminal uridylyltransferase 7, with protein MENSGRPYRGARQGGRERGGATEKTESWRTQDQGQGQSFRPEGSHQGGGYRLSPKKGGLGPLSCSPGVFRGGHSPSQKGDGQWFSGPENSGGSRGDDAGERSQQQPHWRSSSHGGPNEDREQGRRGTTDESAHNSGRKWKNGYKKKTFAEANRGLEEVPASAIDMHDLREAERQLNREDIFCLTKVQRSPSNPGALYTCTLCDVVLDSLSVAYRHIGDKRHKKNARERQEQVMLTEILPPGPEQIRAVTAALEAVVRERGMSDEDVEKRLFVVGIMEDLLLSVLPDIRLRLYGSSCSKLGFKDSDVNIDILFPIHMHQPDVLLLAKESLSVSPLFVDLEADFHARVPVLICKERNSGLVCKVSAGNENAFQTASYLSALSCREHLLLPLVLGLRCWAQICVIDRAEEGGLPPYVFALMVIYFLQQRKDPLLPTYLRHEIKVFSLSRLSEFSFTHVEDGHLHWAHNPSSKESSKPAQSSLMKGKVPLVFQTPRLPVEIGLLWIEMLRFYSLEFNMADNVISVRTSAVLSREIKDWPKKRIAVEDPFATVRNVARSVSSQQMYEYIRHCFKTTYKYFALPLNAPASSRKTQVADEKPLNEDTMLEFSQLGIQSEHAEEKRPEDSDCIIEEEEEVEEYSDSDERDKEKVDRGKSGLSEDEEDENVDIYAETCNRRHLDSFTTEDEDIFPVDEISGGELLSDEEGPDFDTPGSVDEDEGELETGNPSSSGDGIKNENKENKTPKQRAQSYEFTRQAFTRGKSHMVVCSLCKRDGHLKKDCPEDFKKVQLDPLPPLTPAFLSILDKVCEQCSTDFAPDELEVDVRECILQDLEAFIRRHFTGARLQLFGSSKNGFGFRQSDLDLCMVLEGQESINDGICITIIESLARLLKRHQGVRNVLPITTAKVPIVKFYHVQTGLEGDISLYNTLALHNTHLLACYAAIDRRVKILCYVMKVFAKMCDIGDASRGSLSSYAYTLMALFFLQQRNPPVIPVLQEIYDGKTKPELLVDGWNVYFFEDLKTLPSRWPQYGKNSESVGELWLGLLRFYTEDFDFREHVVCIRQHARLTTFRKQWVSKYIVIEDPFDLNHNLGAGLSRKMTNFIMKAFINGRRVFGTPVKALPPTYPSQMEYFFDPEVLTGGEVAPNDRCCRICGKIGHFIKDCPIRKKPKYRKDGKRRPEHPRDKVDAGGVAKDPVRHNNENWRKRDPLDVRCCYLCGSSAHIKKDCQLYRSPAGNGKMEIFPTTFLAQFKNLREKKRQDSPVQEEHKRTQQNVILSPQAGRTLVRSDQKKNPLE; from the exons ATGGAAAACTCAGGCAGACCTTACCGAGGAGCTAGGCAAGGTGGCcgggagaggggaggagcgaCAGAAAAGACTGAAAGCTGGAGGACTCAGGACCAGGGTCAAGGACAGAGCTTCAGACCTGAGGGAAGTCACCAGGGTGGGGGCTACCGGCTTAGTCCCAAGAAAGGAGGTCTGGGGCCGCTGAGCTGCTCCCCCGGTGTATTCAGAGGTGGACATAGCCCTTCACAGAAGGGTGACGGCCAATGGTTCTCAGGCCCTGAGAATAGCGGTGGGAGTCGAGGAGACGACGCGGGAGAGCGctcgcagcagcagccgcaCTGGAGGAGTAGCTCACACGGAGGTCCAAACGAGGACAGGGagcaggggaggagagggacgACTGATGAAAGCGCTCATAATTCAG ggagaaaatggaaaaatggaTACAAGAAGAAAACCTTTGCTGAAGCGAACAGAGGCCTTGAAGAGGTTCCAGCTTCAGCCATAGACATGCACGACCTGCGAGAAGCTGAGAGGCAGCTCAATAGAGAGGATATTTTCTGTCTGACAAAG GTGCAGAGGTCCCCCAGCAACCCCGGTGCACTTTACACGTGCACTTTGTGTGACGTTGTCCTGGATTCTCTGTCTGTTGCTTACAGGCATATCGGAGACAAACGGCATAAGAAGAACGCTCGG GAAAGGCAAGAGCAGGTGATGCTGACTGAGATCCTGCCTCCTGGTCCAGAGCAGATCCGTGCCGTGACGGCTGCACTGGAGGCTGTCGTACGAGAACGTGGGATGAGTGACGAGGATGTTGAAAAGAGACTATTTGTTGTTGGCATCATGGAAGACCTCCTTCTGTCCGTCCTGCCTG ACATCAGACTCAGGCTATATGGATCATCCTGCTCCAAGCTTGGATTTAAGGATTCTGATGTCAACATTGATATTCTTTTTCCAATTCAT ATGCATCAGCCCGATGTCTTGTTGCTGGCCAAGGAATCTCTCTCTGTGAGCC CTCTCTTTGTTGATCTGGAAGCTGATTTTCATGCCCGGGTGCCGGTGCTCATCTGCAAAGAGAGAAACAG TGGTCTTGTCTGCAAAGTCAgtgcaggaaatgaaaatgcGTTCCAGACTGCCTCCTACCTCTCTGCTTTATCCTGTCGGGAgcatctcctcctcccactgGTTCTGGGCCTCAGATGTTGGGCCCAG ATCTGTGTGATTGACCGTGCAGAGGAAGGTGGGCTGCCACCATATGTCTTCGCACTTATGGTTATCTACTTCTTACAGCAACGCAAAGATCCCCTCTTGCCTACTTACCTGAGACATGAG ATTAAGGTGTTTTCACTCAGCAGACTGTCAGAGTTCAGTTTCACACACGTGGAGGATGGACATTTACACTGGGCTCATAACCCTTCCTCTAAAGAGTCATCAAAGCCAGCACAGAGCTCCCTTATGAAGGGAAAG GTGCCCCTGGTATTTCAGACTCCTCGCCTGCCCGTGGAAATTGGGCTTCTTTGGATTGAAATGCTTCGCTTCTATTCGCTGGAGTTCAACATGGCCGATAATGTCATCAGTGTGCGGACCAGTGCTGTCCTCTCCCGAGAGATAAAAGACTGGCCAAAGAAACGCATTGCAGTGGAGG ACCCGTTTGCCACCGTGAGAAATGTGGCCCGCTCCGTGAGCAGCCAGCAAATGTATGAATACATCCGCCACTGCTTCAAAACCACATACAAGTACTTTGCACTGCCTCTCAATGCACCGGCTTCCAGTCGCAAGACGCAAGTCGCGGATGAGAAGCCTTTGAATGAAGATACGATGCTGGAGTTCAGTCAGCTCGGCATTCAGTCGGAGCACGCTGAAGAAAAGCGTCCCGAAGACTCTGATTGCAttattgaggaagaggaggaagttgAAGAATACAGTGACTCTGATGAGAGAGATAAGGAAAAAGTGGACCGAGGCAAAAGCGGCCtctctgaggatgaggaggatgaaaaTGTGGATATTTATGCGGAAACGTGTAACAGGCGACATTTGGACAGCTTTAccacagaggatgaggacattTTCCCAGTAGATGAAATCTCAGGGGGGGAGCTTCTGTCTGATGAGGAGGGGCCAGATTTTGACACTCCCGGCTCGGTggatgaagatgagggagagCTGGAGACTGGGAATCCTTCATCTTCAGGGGATGGAATAAAAAATGAgaacaaggaaaacaaaacccCAAAACAGAGGGCACAGTCCTATGAGTTTACCAGGCAAGCTTTCACAAGAGGCAAG TCACACATGGTTGTGTGCAGCTTGTGCAAACGTGATGGACATCTAAAGAAAGACTGTCCAGAAGATTTCAAGAAGGTGCAGCTGGATCCGCTGCCCCCACTAACCCCAGCGTTTCTCAGCATCCTGGACAAAGTCTGCGAACAGTGCTCCA CTGACTTCGCCCCAGACGAACTGGAAGTGGATGTGAGAGAGTGCATCCTTCAGGACCTGGAGGCTTTTATCCGGCGACATTTTACTG GAGCTCGGCTGCAACTTTTTGGGTCTTCCAAAAATGGTTTTGGCTTCAGACAGAGTGACCTAGACCTCTGTATGGTGCTGGAAGGGCAAGAGAGCATAAAT GATGGTATTTGCATTACTATAATTGAAAGCCTGGCACGACTTCTGAAAAGACATCAAG GGGTGAGGAACGTCCTTCCCATCACTACTGCAAAAGTGCCCATTGTGAAGTTCTACCATGTTCAAACTGGCCTGGAGGGAGACATTAGCctctacaacactctg GCTCTTCACAACACGCACCTGCTAGCTTGCTATGCTGCCATTGATAGGAGGGTGAAGATCCTCTGTTATGTCATGAAGGTTTTTGCCAAA ATGTGTGACATTGGGGATGCTTCACGCGGCAGCCTCTCGTCCTATGCTTATACCCTCATGGCGCTGTTCTTTCTCCAGCAGAGGAACCCGCCAGTTATCCCTGTGCTACAAGAG ATTTACGATGGCAAAACGAAGCCAGAGCTGCTAGTTGATGGCTGGAATGTGTACTTCTTTGAGGACTTAAAAACGCTG CCCAGTCGTTGGCCACAGTACGGGAAGAACTCCGAGTCTGTTGGGGAGCTGTGGCTCGGCCTGCTGCGCTTTTACACCGAAGACTTTGACTTCAGAGAGCATGTCGTTTGCATCCGTCAACATGCCCGCCTCACCACCTTCAGAAAGCAATGGGTGTCCAAATACATTGTCATTGAAG ATCCATTTGACCTAAATCACAATCTTGGCGCTGGGCTCTCCAGGAAAA TGACTAACTTCATCATGAAGGCTTTCATCAATGGCAGAAGGGTGTTTGGCACACCAGTAAAAGCCCTTCCTCCCACGTACCCCAGTCAGATG GAGTATTTCTTTGATCCTGAGGTCTTGACCGGGGGAGAAGTTGCTCCGAATGACCGCTGCTGCCGCATTTGTGGAAAGATCGGCCACTTCATTAAAGACTGTCCCATTCGTAAGAA GCCAAAGTATAGAAAGGATGGGAAAAGAAGGCCAGAGCACCCCAGAGACAAAGTGGACGCTGGAGGAGTTGCCAAGGATCCGGTCAGGCATAATAATGAGAACTGGAGGAAGCGAGATCCACTGGACGTACGCTGCTGCTACTTGTGTGGGTCAAGTGCCCACATCAAGAAGGACTGTCAGCTGTACAGGAGCCCTGCAG GTAATGGGAAGATGGAAATCTTTCCCACCACCTTTTTAGCTCAGTTCAAAAacttgagagaaaaaaagagacag GATTCACCTGTGCAAGAAGAGCATAAGAGAACGCAACAAAATGTGATATTAAGTCCACAAGCAG GCAGAACTTTGGTTCGCTCTGATCAGAAGAAGAACCCATTggaatga